The Streptococcus oralis DNA window AGTGGAATGGTTTTTTTCAGAAAGTTTAGAATGTATGTTTCTTCAAGGTTTTTTTCAACACTCATTAGAGGAAATTGAAAATCGTAAAGTTGCTATAGACAGAAATAATATAGAAATTAAAGAAAATAACATACAACGATTAATTGATAAATTTGAAATCTCAGATTATAAATATCGAGACTTTTCATTAGAAGATTGGAAGACGTATTTTGATAGATTGAACAAAGTGATTGCGTATCGTAATTCAGTTGATATTAAACCTCACTTACCTTTAAAGTGGGATAAAAGAGATTGCTCAACAACAACTGAGGAAGTGTAAATCGTGATATCTAAGAAAAGAAAAATTCTTGTATTTGTATGGATTCTAAGTGAGAAAGATAAAAAGGAGGAACGACAATGGCAACAATAGAAAGTGGAGCGAGATTTGGGATTTCGCTGGTATTCCTAGTGAGTTTTGTGTTTATTGCGACATGTGTGTTTGTTATTTTCGTCCGCCGATGGACAGCCGCAAAACAAAGCGGAGGTTCTTAAAAATTTGGTGTTTATTGGAATGAAAAAACAAAGAGTTATAAAGATCAAGCTAATAAAGTCATTCCTCTTTCAGAGTTGGATCATCTATTTACTAAATTGAAAACAGATTTGTACGAAATTATTAAAGAAGGTATTCATTTCAAATTTGATAATCCGATTTTTGATATGAAAAAGTCTACGAATGAATTTATTGGGCGTTCTGCGGTAGTCACAAAACTACTTTGTATTTATTCTGAGAATCCTTCTTTTTTAGGAGTAAATATGAATAGTCAAAATGAATTTTGGAATAGGTTGATTCCCCAAAGCAATCAAGGAGGGCCCTATCGTCAGAATCATGAGATTTGTAAACTGTTTTCTAAAACATATCCTGAACTAGAATCTTCAATGTTGGGTAGTATTTTATTTGAATATTCAAAAGATTTTATAGACAGTGATAATAAGCAAGGAGAGAAAGAAATGTCTGAACAAAATAATATTCATCATCCCTTGAGTAATATCTTGTTACAATCCAAAAACCTCATCCTCCGAGGTGCTCCTGGCACAGGAAAAACTTATCTTGCTAAAGAAATTGCGGCAGAGCTAACTGGTGGTAATGAAGATCAAATCGACTTTGTACAATTTCACCCATCTTATGATTATACGGATTTTGTAGAGGGTTTGAGACCGGTATCAAATGGCGATGGAGCTATTGAGTTTAGGCTACAGGACGGTATTTTTAAAGATTTTTGTCAGAAAGCAAAAGAAGCCCAATTGATTGGAGGACAAGATAATTTTGAGGAGGCTTGGGATTCTTACTTAGAATATATAAATGTTGCTGAAGAAAAAGAATATATAACAAAAACATCTTACTTATCTGTTAATAGTAGACAAAATTTGTCAGTAAATTATGATAGTGGTGTTCCAGGATGGTCACTACCTCGCAAATATGTTTACGAGTTGTATAAAGATAAAAATTATAATAAGCAAGAATACTACAAAAGTGGTGGAAAAACTGTCCTAGAAACATTGAGAAAGAGATTTGGTTTGAAAGACTATGTTTCCCCAACAGAAATTGACACAGACAAGAAATTCGTTTTCATCATTGATGAAATCAACCGTGGTGAGATTTCTAAGATTTTTGGTGAACTCTTTTTCTCTATTGACCCTGGCTATCGTGGTGAAAAGGGAAGTGTTTCTACCCAATATGCAAATCTACACGAAACTGATGAAAAGTTTTATATCCCCGAAAATGTTTACATCATCGGAACTATGAATGATATTGATCGTTCAGTGGATACCTTTGATTTTGCTATGCGTCGTCGTTTTCGTTTTGTTGAAGTTACTGCTGAAAGTCAAGTTGCTATGTTGGATAAAGAACTGGGTATCCATGCAGAAGAAGCAAAACTTCGTCTAAGAAGCTTGAATGCTGCTATCGAGAACGTTCAGGAGCTAAACAGTCATTATCATATCGGACCAAGTTATTTCCTTAAGTTGGAAGAAGTGGACTTTGACTATGAATTACTCTGGTCTGATTATATTAAACCGCTACTAGAAGACTACTTACGAGGTTCTTATGAAGAGGATGAAACTCTGCAAACATTGAAAAAAGCATTTGATCTGACAAATAAAGAGCAAACAGTTCAGCAAGATACTGGTGGTTATGATGCGGATAACCGATAATCAGCATAGAATTGCTAAAGAAGACTTTGTCGCAGAATATCCCAAACTAAGTCAAGCCCTTCTTGATAGAACACTCTATAACCTTTATCGAGAGGACAATATCTTTATTTTCCCAAATGATTTGAAGCATTCTCCTGATTTGGATAAGGATCAAAAGATTATTGAAACTGTCAATCAGGAAATTAAGACTGGAAATGTGATTGGTTTTCTGGGGTGTGGTCAGGAAAGATTAACGATTTCCTCTCGTTTTTCTGATGGAAGTAACGACCATTTTTTGAATTATCTCTTACAAAAGGTTCTCAATATCAATCTGACTAGTTTGGATGTCGGTCTATCTCTAGAGGATAAACTCTATCAGCTTTTGATTTACCTCTTTCCCAAGTATTTACAAGCTGCTCTCAGAAAAGGTCTTTATAAGGAATACCAGAGATTTTCTCATAACGATAGTCATGTAAAGGGAGTGATAGATGTAGGAAATCATCTTAAGAGAAATGTTCCTTTTATGGGAAATATTGCCTATACAACAAGAGTGTTCACCTATGATAATCCACTCATGCAATTGATTCGGCATACGATTGAGTACATAAAGATTCAAAAAAGTTTCAGATCTTTGCTTGATAATAATCGTGAAACTATAGCTGAAATTATCCGTGTAAGTCCGTCTTATAAACTCGCTGATCGTGCTAAGATTATCAGAATGAATAAAACGAAACCCATCCGACACGCCTACTTCAGAGAGTACAGAAAGTTACAGGAGCTTTGCCTGATGATCCTAAATAGAGAGAAGCATGGGTTAGGATATCAAGAGCAAAAAATCCATGGTATTCTCTTTGATGTTGCCTGGCTTTGGGAAGAGTATGTCTACACCTTGTTGCCAAAATATTTTGTACATCCCAGAAATAAGGATAAGACGGATGGAATTTCAGTATTTTCTGTTGGGAAACGAAAAGTATATCCAGATTTTTATGACAGAGAACGAAAGATTGTTCTAGATGCAAAATATAAAAAACTGGAGTTCACTGAAAGAGGAATTAACCGCGAGGACTTGTTCCAGCTGATTTCCTATTCTTATATTTTAGAAGCTGAGAAAGCTGGACTGATTTTTCCTAGTATGGAGCAGTCAGTAAATAGTGAAATAGGAAAACTAGCTGGTTATGGCGCTCAATTGAAGAAGTGGTCTATCCAAATCCCTCAGAATGCCTCATCCTATAGTGCATTTTGTAAAATGATGGAAAACTCCGCAGAAATTTTTAAAGCGATTATTGATGAAGAAGTGGGGAGAAAATAATCTCTTCACTTTTTTGATATTTATATAAGCAATTCCCGAACAATATAATTTGATTATTAAAAATATTTGACAAAAACTGTACTTTGGTTTATAATGTGTCAAGGAAACGTCGGAAAAAGGCGTAGGGATGCG harbors:
- a CDS encoding McrB family protein, with amino-acid sequence MYEIIKEGIHFKFDNPIFDMKKSTNEFIGRSAVVTKLLCIYSENPSFLGVNMNSQNEFWNRLIPQSNQGGPYRQNHEICKLFSKTYPELESSMLGSILFEYSKDFIDSDNKQGEKEMSEQNNIHHPLSNILLQSKNLILRGAPGTGKTYLAKEIAAELTGGNEDQIDFVQFHPSYDYTDFVEGLRPVSNGDGAIEFRLQDGIFKDFCQKAKEAQLIGGQDNFEEAWDSYLEYINVAEEKEYITKTSYLSVNSRQNLSVNYDSGVPGWSLPRKYVYELYKDKNYNKQEYYKSGGKTVLETLRKRFGLKDYVSPTEIDTDKKFVFIIDEINRGEISKIFGELFFSIDPGYRGEKGSVSTQYANLHETDEKFYIPENVYIIGTMNDIDRSVDTFDFAMRRRFRFVEVTAESQVAMLDKELGIHAEEAKLRLRSLNAAIENVQELNSHYHIGPSYFLKLEEVDFDYELLWSDYIKPLLEDYLRGSYEEDETLQTLKKAFDLTNKEQTVQQDTGGYDADNR
- a CDS encoding McrC family protein, which gives rise to MRITDNQHRIAKEDFVAEYPKLSQALLDRTLYNLYREDNIFIFPNDLKHSPDLDKDQKIIETVNQEIKTGNVIGFLGCGQERLTISSRFSDGSNDHFLNYLLQKVLNINLTSLDVGLSLEDKLYQLLIYLFPKYLQAALRKGLYKEYQRFSHNDSHVKGVIDVGNHLKRNVPFMGNIAYTTRVFTYDNPLMQLIRHTIEYIKIQKSFRSLLDNNRETIAEIIRVSPSYKLADRAKIIRMNKTKPIRHAYFREYRKLQELCLMILNREKHGLGYQEQKIHGILFDVAWLWEEYVYTLLPKYFVHPRNKDKTDGISVFSVGKRKVYPDFYDRERKIVLDAKYKKLEFTERGINREDLFQLISYSYILEAEKAGLIFPSMEQSVNSEIGKLAGYGAQLKKWSIQIPQNASSYSAFCKMMENSAEIFKAIIDEEVGRK